The following proteins are co-located in the Vidua macroura isolate BioBank_ID:100142 chromosome 1, ASM2450914v1, whole genome shotgun sequence genome:
- the LRRC72 gene encoding leucine-rich repeat-containing protein 72 isoform X1, producing MLQHVQRRASEAIEKQMKICGYKSNVDVVALYLARQGLRSIPSLSQFRRLKYLWINNNKIQDLTFLIKNYYLTELYLNNNELTDISGALKHLCSLQILFLHNNELKKLGKTVKELKGMISLQTLNLFQNPLAYDPDYRLYVIYFLPSVQLLDRKLVTQRERESALHLYNPKRAWVMQSIAFGKRVDTSLGTTVGSSRCTQPARRPIMPSGHEFGNNTNKVPFEDPEDAVLVRATTRSLMEFSSVDWNKLATCQERRLKNKAEEPLEKLTVQFR from the exons GCAATAGAAAAACAGATGAAGATTTGTGGCTATAAGAGCAATGTGGATGTCGTAGCACTGTATCTGGCTAGACa AGGACTAAGAAGCATCCCAAGTCTTTCACAGTTTCGCAGATTAAAGTATTTGTGGATTAACAACAATAAG ATCCAAGATTTAACCTTCTTGATCAAAAACTATTACTTGACTGAACTCTATCTCAACAATAATGAGCTGACAGATATATCAG gtGCTCTGAAACACTTATGTTCATTACAGATTCTGTTTCTTCACAACAACGAGTTAAAAAAACTTGGCAAAACAGTGAAGGAATTGAAAGGAATGATAAGCTTGCAGACTCTAA ACCTATTCCAAAACCCTCTGGCATATGATCCAGACTACCGGCTTTATGTGATATACTTCCTTCCTTCAGTTCAGCTCCTTGACAGGAAAT TAGTTACACAAAGAGAAAGGGAGTCAGCACTTCATCTCTATAACCCCAAAAGGGCTTGGGTCATGCAGTCAATAGCTTTTGGGAAGAGAGTAGACACATCCCTGGGGACTACGGTGGGATCTAGCAGATGCACTCAACCAGCCAGAAGACCGATAATGCCCTCAG GTCATGAATTTGGAAATAACACAAATAA AGTACCATTTGAGGACCCCGAAGATGCGGTTTTAGTACGGGCAACGACAAGATCTCTAATGGaattttcctctgtggactggAACAAACTAGCCACCTGTCAAGAAAGACGGCTTAAAAACAAGGCAGAAGAGCCCCTTGAGAAGCTGACAGTCCAATTTAGATGA
- the LRRC72 gene encoding leucine-rich repeat-containing protein 72 isoform X2: protein MAAAAAPGGQAIEKQMKICGYKSNVDVVALYLARQGLRSIPSLSQFRRLKYLWINNNKIQDLTFLIKNYYLTELYLNNNELTDISGALKHLCSLQILFLHNNELKKLGKTVKELKGMISLQTLNLFQNPLAYDPDYRLYVIYFLPSVQLLDRKLVTQRERESALHLYNPKRAWVMQSIAFGKRVDTSLGTTVGSSRCTQPARRPIMPSGHEFGNNTNKVPFEDPEDAVLVRATTRSLMEFSSVDWNKLATCQERRLKNKAEEPLEKLTVQFR from the exons GCAATAGAAAAACAGATGAAGATTTGTGGCTATAAGAGCAATGTGGATGTCGTAGCACTGTATCTGGCTAGACa AGGACTAAGAAGCATCCCAAGTCTTTCACAGTTTCGCAGATTAAAGTATTTGTGGATTAACAACAATAAG ATCCAAGATTTAACCTTCTTGATCAAAAACTATTACTTGACTGAACTCTATCTCAACAATAATGAGCTGACAGATATATCAG gtGCTCTGAAACACTTATGTTCATTACAGATTCTGTTTCTTCACAACAACGAGTTAAAAAAACTTGGCAAAACAGTGAAGGAATTGAAAGGAATGATAAGCTTGCAGACTCTAA ACCTATTCCAAAACCCTCTGGCATATGATCCAGACTACCGGCTTTATGTGATATACTTCCTTCCTTCAGTTCAGCTCCTTGACAGGAAAT TAGTTACACAAAGAGAAAGGGAGTCAGCACTTCATCTCTATAACCCCAAAAGGGCTTGGGTCATGCAGTCAATAGCTTTTGGGAAGAGAGTAGACACATCCCTGGGGACTACGGTGGGATCTAGCAGATGCACTCAACCAGCCAGAAGACCGATAATGCCCTCAG GTCATGAATTTGGAAATAACACAAATAA AGTACCATTTGAGGACCCCGAAGATGCGGTTTTAGTACGGGCAACGACAAGATCTCTAATGGaattttcctctgtggactggAACAAACTAGCCACCTGTCAAGAAAGACGGCTTAAAAACAAGGCAGAAGAGCCCCTTGAGAAGCTGACAGTCCAATTTAGATGA
- the LRRC72 gene encoding leucine-rich repeat-containing protein 72 isoform X3: MKICGYKSNVDVVALYLARQGLRSIPSLSQFRRLKYLWINNNKIQDLTFLIKNYYLTELYLNNNELTDISGALKHLCSLQILFLHNNELKKLGKTVKELKGMISLQTLNLFQNPLAYDPDYRLYVIYFLPSVQLLDRKLVTQRERESALHLYNPKRAWVMQSIAFGKRVDTSLGTTVGSSRCTQPARRPIMPSGHEFGNNTNKVPFEDPEDAVLVRATTRSLMEFSSVDWNKLATCQERRLKNKAEEPLEKLTVQFR, translated from the exons ATGAAGATTTGTGGCTATAAGAGCAATGTGGATGTCGTAGCACTGTATCTGGCTAGACa AGGACTAAGAAGCATCCCAAGTCTTTCACAGTTTCGCAGATTAAAGTATTTGTGGATTAACAACAATAAG ATCCAAGATTTAACCTTCTTGATCAAAAACTATTACTTGACTGAACTCTATCTCAACAATAATGAGCTGACAGATATATCAG gtGCTCTGAAACACTTATGTTCATTACAGATTCTGTTTCTTCACAACAACGAGTTAAAAAAACTTGGCAAAACAGTGAAGGAATTGAAAGGAATGATAAGCTTGCAGACTCTAA ACCTATTCCAAAACCCTCTGGCATATGATCCAGACTACCGGCTTTATGTGATATACTTCCTTCCTTCAGTTCAGCTCCTTGACAGGAAAT TAGTTACACAAAGAGAAAGGGAGTCAGCACTTCATCTCTATAACCCCAAAAGGGCTTGGGTCATGCAGTCAATAGCTTTTGGGAAGAGAGTAGACACATCCCTGGGGACTACGGTGGGATCTAGCAGATGCACTCAACCAGCCAGAAGACCGATAATGCCCTCAG GTCATGAATTTGGAAATAACACAAATAA AGTACCATTTGAGGACCCCGAAGATGCGGTTTTAGTACGGGCAACGACAAGATCTCTAATGGaattttcctctgtggactggAACAAACTAGCCACCTGTCAAGAAAGACGGCTTAAAAACAAGGCAGAAGAGCCCCTTGAGAAGCTGACAGTCCAATTTAGATGA
- the ANKMY2 gene encoding ankyrin repeat and MYND domain-containing protein 2 isoform X2, whose translation MTPLMHAAYKGKVDMCRLLLRHGADVNCNEHEHGYTALMFAGLSGNKEITWMMLEAGAETDVVNSVGRTAAQMAAFVGQHDCVTVINNFFPRERLDYYTKPQGLDKEPKLPVKLAGPLHKIITTTNMHPVKIVLLVKENPLLAEVEALQKCYKVLDLICEKCMKQKDMNEVLAMKMHYISCIFQKCITFLKEREDKLDGFIKSLLKGRDKDGFPVYQEKLIRESIRKFPYCEATLLQQLVRSIAPVEIGSDPTAFSVLTQAITGQVGFVDAEFCTTCGGKGADKRCSVCKMVMYCDQNCQKIHWFTHKKVCKILKEIHEKQELEAAKEKRKQEKKQNKDEMQLVEGSSTSEEQSETGPDCTKNVDPNHPTDGTEEPEFTKEMEALALQPESPLESETALDDIDLQKVQDSEE comes from the exons ATGACCCCTCTGATGCACGCAGCCTACAAAGGGAAGGTGGACATGTGCAGGTTGCTGTTGAGACACGGAGCTGATGTAAACTGCAATGAACATGAGCACGGATACACTGCCTTGATGTTTGCTGGACTTTCAG GAAACAAGGAAATCACCTGGATGATGTTAGAGGCTGGAGCAGAAACTGATGTTGTCAACTCTGTGGGAAGGACAGCAGCTCAGATGGCTGCTTTTGTGG GTCAACATGATTGTGTGACTGTCATCAACAACTTCTTTCCACGTGAAAGGCTGGACTACTATACTAAACCACAAGGCTTAGACAAAGAACCAAAACTGCCAGTAAAATTAGCTGGGCCTCTGCATAAAATTATTACTACTACCAACATGCATCCTGTTAAG ATCGTGTTGCTGGTGAAAGAGAACCCTCTGTTGGCTGAAGTAGAAGCACTGCAGAAATGTTACAAGGTTCTGGATCTCATTTGTGAGAAATGCATGAAGCAGAAAGATATGAATGAAGTTCTTGCTATGAAAATGCACTATATCAGTTGCATCTTCCAGAAAtgtattacatttttaaaagagcgAGAAGATAAACTAGATGGGTTTATCAAAAG cCTCTTGAAAGGGAGAGATAAAGATGGTTTCCCTGTGTATCAAGAGAAGCTAATTCGAGAAAGTATCCGGAAGTTTCCTTACTGTGAAGCCACGTTGCTCCAGCAGCTTGTGAGAAGTATTGCTCCTGTTGAAATA GGCTCTGACCccacagctttttctgtgcTTACACAAGCGATTACTGGCCAAGTGGGTTTTGTGGATGCTGAATTCTGTACAACTTGTGGGGGAAAGGGAGCAGACAAAAGGTGCTCAGTCTGTAAAATg GTGATGTACTGTGACCAGAACTGCCAAAAAATACACTGGTTTACTCACAAAAAAGTCTGCAAGATCCTGAAGGAAATTCATGAGAAACAAGAACTAGAAGCTgccaaagagaaaaggaaacaagaaaagaagcaaaacaaag ACGAAATGCAACTAGTAGAGGGTAGTTCTACAAGTGAAGAGCAGTCAGAAACTGGTCCAGATTGTACAAAAAATGTGGATCCAAATCATCCTACTGATGGAACAGAAGAACCTGAATTTACCAAAGAGATGGAGGCACTAGCCCTGCAACCTGAAAGTCCGCTGGAGAGTGAAACTGCCTTAGATGACATTGATCTTCAAAAAGTCCAAGATTCTGAGGAGTAA
- the ANKMY2 gene encoding ankyrin repeat and MYND domain-containing protein 2 isoform X1 yields the protein MAPLRKGDLSAEEKDLLAVIATGNTEEAGRLLGSKNVRVNCLDEHGMTPLMHAAYKGKVDMCRLLLRHGADVNCNEHEHGYTALMFAGLSGNKEITWMMLEAGAETDVVNSVGRTAAQMAAFVGQHDCVTVINNFFPRERLDYYTKPQGLDKEPKLPVKLAGPLHKIITTTNMHPVKIVLLVKENPLLAEVEALQKCYKVLDLICEKCMKQKDMNEVLAMKMHYISCIFQKCITFLKEREDKLDGFIKSLLKGRDKDGFPVYQEKLIRESIRKFPYCEATLLQQLVRSIAPVEIGSDPTAFSVLTQAITGQVGFVDAEFCTTCGGKGADKRCSVCKMVMYCDQNCQKIHWFTHKKVCKILKEIHEKQELEAAKEKRKQEKKQNKDEMQLVEGSSTSEEQSETGPDCTKNVDPNHPTDGTEEPEFTKEMEALALQPESPLESETALDDIDLQKVQDSEE from the exons ATGGCTCCCCTCAGGAAAGGCGACCTGAGCGCGGAGGAGAAAGACTTGCTGGCAGTGATCGCCACAG GAAACACCGAGGAGGCTGGAAGGCTACTGGGGAGCAAGAATGTCCGTGTCAATTGCTTGGATGAG CATGGCATGACCCCTCTGATGCACGCAGCCTACAAAGGGAAGGTGGACATGTGCAGGTTGCTGTTGAGACACGGAGCTGATGTAAACTGCAATGAACATGAGCACGGATACACTGCCTTGATGTTTGCTGGACTTTCAG GAAACAAGGAAATCACCTGGATGATGTTAGAGGCTGGAGCAGAAACTGATGTTGTCAACTCTGTGGGAAGGACAGCAGCTCAGATGGCTGCTTTTGTGG GTCAACATGATTGTGTGACTGTCATCAACAACTTCTTTCCACGTGAAAGGCTGGACTACTATACTAAACCACAAGGCTTAGACAAAGAACCAAAACTGCCAGTAAAATTAGCTGGGCCTCTGCATAAAATTATTACTACTACCAACATGCATCCTGTTAAG ATCGTGTTGCTGGTGAAAGAGAACCCTCTGTTGGCTGAAGTAGAAGCACTGCAGAAATGTTACAAGGTTCTGGATCTCATTTGTGAGAAATGCATGAAGCAGAAAGATATGAATGAAGTTCTTGCTATGAAAATGCACTATATCAGTTGCATCTTCCAGAAAtgtattacatttttaaaagagcgAGAAGATAAACTAGATGGGTTTATCAAAAG cCTCTTGAAAGGGAGAGATAAAGATGGTTTCCCTGTGTATCAAGAGAAGCTAATTCGAGAAAGTATCCGGAAGTTTCCTTACTGTGAAGCCACGTTGCTCCAGCAGCTTGTGAGAAGTATTGCTCCTGTTGAAATA GGCTCTGACCccacagctttttctgtgcTTACACAAGCGATTACTGGCCAAGTGGGTTTTGTGGATGCTGAATTCTGTACAACTTGTGGGGGAAAGGGAGCAGACAAAAGGTGCTCAGTCTGTAAAATg GTGATGTACTGTGACCAGAACTGCCAAAAAATACACTGGTTTACTCACAAAAAAGTCTGCAAGATCCTGAAGGAAATTCATGAGAAACAAGAACTAGAAGCTgccaaagagaaaaggaaacaagaaaagaagcaaaacaaag ACGAAATGCAACTAGTAGAGGGTAGTTCTACAAGTGAAGAGCAGTCAGAAACTGGTCCAGATTGTACAAAAAATGTGGATCCAAATCATCCTACTGATGGAACAGAAGAACCTGAATTTACCAAAGAGATGGAGGCACTAGCCCTGCAACCTGAAAGTCCGCTGGAGAGTGAAACTGCCTTAGATGACATTGATCTTCAAAAAGTCCAAGATTCTGAGGAGTAA